The Candidatus Schekmanbacteria bacterium genomic interval AGGAATCCTCTGTTGCCCAGTCCCGTATCATAAGCGTAGAGCCCAATATTCGGTCAATGGCACCGGCCTTTTTGCGGAACACCCGGTAATATAGAGGTGTTTTACTGATTATTGGCGCCGTCCAGGTGACGGTAACATAGCTTGCTGATTTTCCGTCAGTAGCGGTAACGCCTGTAGGCGCCGGAAGGGGAGTATAGGTCTTGTACCCCTTGTCAGGAAAGCTGAAATCGCTGTAAAAATAACCACCCCTGTCTGAATGATATCCCCTGGTTTTAACCCAGTAATAGTAGGAACGGTTCTGCACGGCAGATAAATCAGTAAACTTCCTGGATGTAACCCACGAGGTCAATGCCGTTGCCGTAGAAGGGTCGTCTGTACTGTTGCGGTAAAGCTGATAAGCGTCAGAATAGGAAACAGCATCCCATGTAATGAAAACGTGGTCAGTGTATGTTCCTTTGCTTGCATCAACGAATGAAGGTGCCGCAATACCAATGTATCCTTTTTCAGCGACGCTGTATGACTTGTTGTCACTATCCATGCTGCTCCAATCAATATACGAACTTTCGCCTGCAGCTATCCAGTAATAGAAGTCTTTCCCGGGAATCGGTTTACTGCAGCCAGTCCCACTGTCTTCATAAGCTTCATCAGCCAAAGTTGTCCCATTCGCACAGTTAATCGCCTTTGAGCGATCAATGGAATCGCTCCGGTACAGACCGTAATAGTTTGTCCCCGGCACCTGGTCCCAGGTAACAGAAATATATTCAGCAGAACAGCCCTCGCAGGCAGAAACATTTTGAGGGGCTGAAAACGGGGTAATGCCTGTTGCCCATTCGCTCTGGACCGGATATTCTCCATAACTTCCGCAGAAGTTGTAACTCCTTACACGATAATCATAGCTCTTGCCGGGTGCTACTGTTTCATCCATAAAAGCGGAAGTCAGATTTTTGTTTGTCAGTATCTCCCATGTGCCGCCTGATGCAAGGCGTGATACCTCGTAGCCTGACGCTCCGCTAACAGAATCCCATGAAACCCACACGTAACCAACCTTATTTGTCGAAGCCGTTATATTTGCAGGCGGCGGAGGACCGTCGGGACATACTATGTGAATCTTGGGATACATTCGCGTAAGATTGTTCCCTGTTATCGTTTCCCATGACTCCACTCCCGGCAATGCGCTCGGGCAGTCGTCGCTGTTTCCTGTCACGACAAGGTTAATGTAATAGTCTCCGGGAGGTATGTCGTCAGGAATCACTGATGTTATGTTCCCTGTCCAGTATGATTCATAAGTGAATGAAGGCCACTGTACATACGTCCCAAGCTGATAATAATCACCATGCGTCCAGTCCTCATCAGGAGAACAATAAATACCAATATATGGTTGTTTGGAAAGAAACACTCTCAGGCGCACGTTGGACGTGGAGGTGTTTGACATATTCTCAACGGTTATGTTGTTTAGAATTATCCAGAACCCCGGTTCATATGTGCCGCCATCGACGGAGTCCTCGTCAACATTGCCGTCGGGCTTAAGAGCCTGCCTGTCCGTTGTGGCATTATGCAGTCCTCCCTGGGCATAGTATGACTCTACGCCGAGATCGTTGACATTCATGATAGGGGTTTGCATCCAGTAAAGACCTCGGAGCAACGCTGCATCTTTGAAGTGAATCCCGCTCCCATCTTCAACAAGGGTGGAAGAGCGGGAATGCATGACGGTTGGAATATCATAATCATAATTTTCGTTTCCGTCATTAGGCATAAGACCCCATGAATGTCCCAATTCGTGCATCAGTGTCGTCTGATAGAGATTCAAGTTTTGGTTGCTAAGAGCTTCTTCAAGATCATCAGTCCACACAATATCACCATTAAAAACAATGTCAGTCTCAAATATAGTAGTGCTAATATTCCAATAAAAGGTGTATCCACGGGCATTCCCCCAGTGATGTCCGAACAAGTCATACAATGCAGCGTCGCTAACAAATCCAAAGAACTCACTATAAAAATTAGGGTAGCCATAGCTCCCATCATCATCACGCATGCGGTAGACGTCCATAAACTCATTGTACTGGTTCATCCCCCACTGATCCCAACTGTAATTCCACCAGGATTCCGGCAGCATTTCCATTACGATAGGGAGATCCCAATAGGCATAAAATCCAAGTGTATCGTTCAGGGCGGTTATAGTGTCTGTTTCAGAGAGATTTCTTTTTCTGGCAATACCGGAAGTATCTGAGTTGTTGTCGCGGAGCAATTCGATGTCTAAAGGATTTCCTTCAGCATCCAGGATTTCTCCGTCATCGGTTATCTGCCATGAAGCAGATTCCGGAAGTTTAGGTGATATTTTTCCCTCTTTGTCACTTGTGATGCCTGCTTTTTTAGAGGACTTTTTGTCAGGTTTTTTTTGGGCAGGAGATGCAAGCACTTTATTAATTTTACGTTTGAAATTTTTAAAGGTAAGAACAGACACAATCTCTTCACTTTCCCTTGCAAGAGTTTTAATGGAACCATCCGGTGCATCCTCGGGCAAGGGAACCATTGTTATCTCTGGTGGAGCGACCTCTGCGATGCCGTTTAAAATCTGTTTTATTTTCCGTCCTGATTTTAGCTTTCCTTCTTTCAGGTGAAATCCTCTGCCGCTGGCTGTAAGAACATATTTTTCTCCGGTGCCTTTATCCTCCGTTATCTGGAAAAGACCCTGGGTGCCGCCAACAATGGGATTGACATAATGCTCACCATCAAAAGTCGAAAAAACCATGTAACGTTCGCCTTCTTTGAAGCTGGGCATATCTGAGACAGTCAAAGCGATTTTGCCGAGTCGACCGCCGAGAAAAGTAAGTGTAATCTCCTGCGATATATCTTTTTTCACAGTTTTCTTCTTATGGACTAAAGCTATATCCTTGAATGTTACATCAGTAACTATGGTGTTTCTTTTGGGACCAACGCGGCAAGCCATTTCAGAAACAGTGCCGGCAAAAATAATATCAGCCGAACGCACTATCTCATCAAACTCAAGATTTTGCTCAAAGGCAAACGCCAGGCTGTCGGCAAATGAGAAAGCCGATAGCACAGCTATTATAGCAAATATTAAAAACTGTTTTGTTTTGAGCTTCATACTCCCTGCCGGAAAGAAATACTTACTTTGATAACAAATCAAAAGCATGACTGCAAAAATAATGCCACAAAAATTTTTATCATTGCAAGACTTTGGGGGATTCTTCTTGCGGTAAACACTTAAAGAAAATAATATTCAAAAAGCGAAAGAATTATTTTGTTCAGTGATCAGGGAGTCGAGCTGGTCATAAATAGTGAGGTATTTTTATGAGTGAAAGAGATGCTGTTCTGACTGATGTGAGAGGTTTCATGAAAAGCCGCGTCATATTGACTGCTGCGGAACTGGATTTTTTTACCATCCTCGACGAAAAACCGGCAAGTGCGAATGAAATTGCATTGAAGAAGGGACTTGACTTGCGAGCAGCAACGCGTGTTCTTGACTGTCTTACAGCCATTGGTTTTTTGGAAAAGTGGGACAGTATTTATCATCTTACAAAAAAAGCGTCTTTTTATTCTTCTCATCATCCTGAGACAGTCCTTCCAATGGTTCTCCACATGAATCATGTTTGGGATAGATGGAGCGGTCTCACAGAAATTGTAAAAACTGGAATCCCTGCTGAAAGAGAACCCGGTATTGCGATGGATGATGAAAGCTGGAAGTCATTCATAGGCGCTATGCATGTTGCAGGACTGGAGGTTTCTCAAAAGATCGCTGATGAGTATGACCTTAGCCGTTTCACGCACCTGCTTGATATAGGAGGTGCTTCAGGTACTTATACTATCGCTTTTTTGCGGCATAACCCTGCCATGACTGCGGTGATTTTCGATCTTGAAAATGTAATTCCAATGGCAAGGGAGAGGATAGCGACGGAAGGACTTAGTAAACGAGTTGAATTGGCTGCCGGAGATTTTTATAAGGACGAGCTTCCAACGGGGTGTGATCTGGCGCTACTTTCAGCCATAATTCATCAGAACAGTCCTCACGAGAATCTTGATCTTTACATCAAGATTTTTAAAGCGCTTAAGCCGGGCGGGACACTGCTTATACGCGATCACATTATGGACTCGTCACGCACAAAACCTCCGGCAGGCGCGATGTTTGCCATCAACATGCTCGTTAACACCGGAGGTGACACATATACATTCGAAGAAGTAAAAGAAGGTCTGGAAAAAGCAGGGTTCACAAACATAAAACAGCTTCGGTACGGAGTGAGTATGGATTGTCTTGTAGAAGGAAGAAAGCCTGAATAATATCTTACGGGATGTTGTTGTTCTGGCAGAGATACCATCTGATATCACTTGCATTGTTATTGCTTTAGAAGGAGATCAGA includes:
- a CDS encoding class I SAM-dependent methyltransferase translates to MSERDAVLTDVRGFMKSRVILTAAELDFFTILDEKPASANEIALKKGLDLRAATRVLDCLTAIGFLEKWDSIYHLTKKASFYSSHHPETVLPMVLHMNHVWDRWSGLTEIVKTGIPAEREPGIAMDDESWKSFIGAMHVAGLEVSQKIADEYDLSRFTHLLDIGGASGTYTIAFLRHNPAMTAVIFDLENVIPMARERIATEGLSKRVELAAGDFYKDELPTGCDLALLSAIIHQNSPHENLDLYIKIFKALKPGGTLLIRDHIMDSSRTKPPAGAMFAINMLVNTGGDTYTFEEVKEGLEKAGFTNIKQLRYGVSMDCLVEGRKPE
- a CDS encoding thrombospondin type 3 repeat-containing protein, whose product is MKLKTKQFLIFAIIAVLSAFSFADSLAFAFEQNLEFDEIVRSADIIFAGTVSEMACRVGPKRNTIVTDVTFKDIALVHKKKTVKKDISQEITLTFLGGRLGKIALTVSDMPSFKEGERYMVFSTFDGEHYVNPIVGGTQGLFQITEDKGTGEKYVLTASGRGFHLKEGKLKSGRKIKQILNGIAEVAPPEITMVPLPEDAPDGSIKTLARESEEIVSVLTFKNFKRKINKVLASPAQKKPDKKSSKKAGITSDKEGKISPKLPESASWQITDDGEILDAEGNPLDIELLRDNNSDTSGIARKRNLSETDTITALNDTLGFYAYWDLPIVMEMLPESWWNYSWDQWGMNQYNEFMDVYRMRDDDGSYGYPNFYSEFFGFVSDAALYDLFGHHWGNARGYTFYWNISTTIFETDIVFNGDIVWTDDLEEALSNQNLNLYQTTLMHELGHSWGLMPNDGNENYDYDIPTVMHSRSSTLVEDGSGIHFKDAALLRGLYWMQTPIMNVNDLGVESYYAQGGLHNATTDRQALKPDGNVDEDSVDGGTYEPGFWIILNNITVENMSNTSTSNVRLRVFLSKQPYIGIYCSPDEDWTHGDYYQLGTYVQWPSFTYESYWTGNITSVIPDDIPPGDYYINLVVTGNSDDCPSALPGVESWETITGNNLTRMYPKIHIVCPDGPPPPANITASTNKVGYVWVSWDSVSGASGYEVSRLASGGTWEILTNKNLTSAFMDETVAPGKSYDYRVRSYNFCGSYGEYPVQSEWATGITPFSAPQNVSACEGCSAEYISVTWDQVPGTNYYGLYRSDSIDRSKAINCANGTTLADEAYEDSGTGCSKPIPGKDFYYWIAAGESSYIDWSSMDSDNKSYSVAEKGYIGIAAPSFVDASKGTYTDHVFITWDAVSYSDAYQLYRNSTDDPSTATALTSWVTSRKFTDLSAVQNRSYYYWVKTRGYHSDRGGYFYSDFSFPDKGYKTYTPLPAPTGVTATDGKSASYVTVTWTAPIISKTPLYYRVFRKKAGAIDRILGSTLMIRDWATEDSFNDTSSEPGVDYEYMVVAAIDDAGTRESDFSAPDIGWKALSAPNGVKATTTLGGHISVSWNSYSGATYYRVYRNTTTNNTSAVAIGTWQTATTYDDWELSDCNINYYYWVKTATNQSGNHASASSSLYGTGSYHLQEPTGVTASDGASDAMVTVSWDSVQGASYYRIWRNTTNSLTGAQSLGSWQTETQYDDITAEKIRIYYYWVEAGANSSGLCGSNKSISDSGWRGYSAPTGVSATDGAYVDKVRITWATSPDATFYQVYRSMTSVIDDAAPISSWQTETSYDDTTADSGQPYYYWVRVARSDSPERASAFSTPDVGWRELAVPQGIYASNGTYREIVNIQWNKVKGATLYCVYRSLNNDPGTAVQVGVCQAGTSFDDKTAELCLQYYYWVKASNLSEKEIYSTFSLSDSGWLKESDEDADGVCDSVDNCPAVANADQLDADNNGIGDACEQTPTAVTLSFFEARQSGKKVVLKWKTASESNNEGFNILRSESAGNESTDREYVKINKNLIKTKNAGISGAKYKFKDNNIKSGKKYLYRIEDINMYGVSTFHDPIEIKITAKKSKTKKELASAD